A part of Astyanax mexicanus isolate ESR-SI-001 chromosome 2, AstMex3_surface, whole genome shotgun sequence genomic DNA contains:
- the si:dkey-201i24.3 gene encoding golgin subfamily A member 6-like protein 4: MVLMAEGRASVERNQERVERIRNLKEELHREEKTQKEALKESDQSGHSPTSLEEWSQVEYCKLLEQRKKLKEDHERVMQEELLKMEKELQEEQSEGAEGEVMYLNRERQILVLQIEALRRENQQAEEGLEAQYRLHQQEVHSLREESLQVFRTFRQVLEEQKRLSEGRYRTLLLEAIQDAVHLSTLNQQLQTENKQLRKALGVEGNARPHQAEGVRSPQKMQKM; the protein is encoded by the exons ATGGTATTGATGGCAGAGGGCAGAGCCAGTGTGGAGAGGAACCAGGAGAGAGTGGAGCGCATCAGGAACCTGAAGGAGGAACTGCacagagaagaaaaaacacaaaaggagGCACTCAAAGAATCTGATCAATCTGGGCACAGCCCTACTTCA CTCGAGGAATGGTCTCAGGTGGAGTACTGCAAGCTGCTGGAGCAGAGAAAGAAGCTGAAAGAAGATCATGAGAGAGTGATGCAGGAGGAGCTGCTGAAGATGGAGAAGGAGCTACAGGAGGAGCAG TCAGAGGGAGCTGAGGGGGAGGTGATGTACCTGAACAGGGAGAGGCAGATTCTGGTTCTGCAGATTGAGGCTCTGCGCAGGGAGAACCAGCAGGCTGAGGAAGGTCTGGAGGCCCAGTACAGATTACACCAGCAGGAGGTGCACTCTCTCAGAGAGGAGAGTCTACAG GTGTTTAGGACATTCCGGCAGGTGCTGGAGGAGCAGAAACGGCTCTCGGAGGGCCGGTACAGGACCCTGCTGCTGGAGGCCATTCAGGACGCTGTACACCTGTCCACTCTAAACCAGCAGCTACAGACTGAAAACAAGCAGCTCCGCAAAG CCTTGGGAGTTGAAGGCAATGCCAGACCACACCAAGCTGAAGGAGTGAGGAGCCCACAGAAGATGCAGAAGATGTGA
- the LOC125799058 gene encoding SLC35A4 upstream open reading frame protein-like codes for MANDKDPLNKLKDLADLKDQLEDIQKRVESEVQAGVPQGGSLLASPFLKGFLAGYVVSKLRASAILGVALGTLTGIYAAQAYQVPNIEKTVKDYLNSLKKGPGN; via the exons GATCCCCTGAATAAGCTGAAGGATCTCGCAGATCTCAAAGACCAGCTTGAGGATATCCAGAAAAGAGTGGAGAGTGAAGTGCAGGCTGGGGTTCCTCAG GGTGGCTCACTCTTAGCCTCTCCATTCCTGAAGGGATTCCTAGCAGGATATGTGGTGTCCAAACTTCGCGCCTCTGCTATTTTGGGGGTTGCATTGGGAACCCTCACAGGCATCTATGCTGCACAGGCCTATCAAGTGCCCAACATTGAGAAAACTGTGAAGGACTATCTGAACTCTTTAAAGAAAGGACCTGGTAATTAA
- the cd74a gene encoding CD74 molecule, major histocompatibility complex, class II invariant chain a, with protein sequence MDDQQNSALLERAPSSDSFTPPRSNANTKALKVAGLTLLACLLLAGQALTAYFVLGQRDHITALEQGQENLKVQLMRRPSGGAKQMHVPMNSLPLMTSLSDDDVPKQKTPLTKLQSTSFQREGSGIWDGPRMPSKRMFRPMDSLPLLTDITEEKVEDPKGTESAATEVESKCQLDAEREVRPGYFRPQCDEEGNYLPTQCWHSTGYCWCVDKNGNKIPGTQIRGRPHCGDVNAESA encoded by the exons ATGGATGACCAGCAGAACTCTGCGCTCCTGGAGAGAGCCCCCAGCTCCGACTCCTTCACTCCCCCCCGCAG CAATGCCAATACTAAGGCCCTCAAGGTGGCAGGCCTGACCCTGCTGGCCTGTCTGCTACTGGCTGGCCAGGCCCTCACTGCCTACTTTGTCTTGGGCCAGAGGGACCACATCACCGCCCTGGAGCAGGGCCAGGAGAACCTGAAGGTGCAGCTGATGCGCCGTCCCTCAG GTGGTGCCAAGCAGATGCATGTGCCCATGAACAGCCTGCCCCTGATGACCTCCCTGTCTGACGATGATGTCCCAAAGCAGAAAACCCCTCTGACT AAACTGCAGTCCACCAGCTTTCAGCGGGAGGGAAGTGGCATTTGGGATG GGCCCAGAATGCCCTCAAAGAGGATGTTCCGCCCCATGGACTCCCTGCCTCTGCTGACTGATATCACTGAAGAGAAGGTTGAGGATCCCAAGGGCACCGAATCTGCAG cCACCGAGGTGGAGAGTAAGTGCCAGCTGGATGCTGAGAGGGAGGTCAGGCCTGGTTACTTCCGGCCCCAGTGCGATGAGGAAGGAAACTACCTGCCCACCCAGTGCTGGCACAGCACTGGCTACTGCTGGTGTGTGGATAAGAACGGCAACAAGATTCCTGGCACTCAGATCCGCGGACGCCCCCACTGTGGAGATG TCAACGCCGAGTCTG CATGA
- the slc35a4 gene encoding probable UDP-sugar transporter protein SLC35A4 — MIVIENVGSSETCPPLSKRWLRSARWVVLLVLLVFIYGSHAPLIALTKIDGHIPFSSSSCVVLIEFSKLLISLSTLLGTGNAHTLRTSVSWTAVAPYAVPALLYSFNNNLVVFMQAYMDPSSFQVLSNLKIASTALLYTSCLGKRLRTVQWLGLGFLMGAGVCHSYSSLDLDNPDGGEDKLSSRVHITAWGLLMVLAYCFISGLAAVYTERVLKSQRLPLSLQNMFLYIFGVGINLASHFYSSSAEQAFLEGYSSVVWLIIAGQAANGLLMSVVMKHGTGITRLFVISSAMLVNSVLSWGLLGLQLTPFFLLPVLMIGVAVFLYYK, encoded by the coding sequence ATGATTGTCATTGAAAATGTTGGTTCTAGTGAAACATGTCCTCCCCTCAGTAAACGGTGGCTCCGCAGCGCTCGCTGGGTCGTTCTGCTGGTGCTTCTCGTCTTTATCTACGGCTCTCATGCTCCCCTCATCGCTCTGACTAAAATAGACGGCCACATCCCCTTCAGCTCTTCGTCCTGCGTGGTTCTGATTGAGTTTAGCAAGCTGCTCATCTCTCTGAGCACTCTATTAGGTACAGGAAATGCCCACACCCTCAGAACCTCAGTATCCTGGACAGCCGTGGCTCCGTATGCTGTTCCAGCTCTTCTCTACTCCTTCAACAACAACCTGGTGGTCTTTATGCAGGCCTACATGGACCCTAGCTCCTTCCAGGTGCTCAGCAACCTTAAGATTGCCTCCACAGCCCTGCTGTACACCTCCTGCCTGGGGAAGAGGCTAAGGACTGTGCAGTGGCTCGGCCTAGGCTTTCTAATGGGGGCTGGGGTGTGTCACAGCTACAGCAGCCTGGATTTGGACAACCCAGATGGGGGTGAAGATAAATTGAGCTCCAGGGTTCACATCACAGCCTGGGGCCTTCTAATGGTGCTTGCTTATTGCTTCATATCAGGTCTCGCTGCGGTTTACACAGAGCGGGTGTTAAAGTCCCAGCGGCTGCCCCTCAGCTTGCAGAATATGTTTCTTTATATATTTGGTGTGGGGATCAATTTAGCATCACATTTCTACAGCAGCAGTGCAGAGCAGGCTTTTCTCGAAGGCTATTCCTCAGTGGTGTGGCTCATCATAGCCGGACAGGCGGCCAACGGCCTGCTGATGTCTGTAGTGATGAAGCACGGAACTGGAATCACCCGACTCTTCGTGATCTCCTCAGCCATGCTGGTGAACAGCGTCCTCTCCTGGGGGCTGCTGGGACTGCAGCTCACGCCTTTCTTCCTCTTGCCTGTGCTGATGATCGGGGTGGCTGTGTTCCTCTATTATAAGTAG